A single genomic interval of Anaerobacillus sp. CMMVII harbors:
- the sspI gene encoding small acid-soluble spore protein SspI produces the protein MGFNLRGAILANVANSTEDDVKATIDDAMQSGEEKMLPGLGVLFEVYWRQADEQSRQQVISSISQGLQR, from the coding sequence ATGGGATTTAATTTACGTGGTGCAATTTTAGCAAATGTCGCTAATAGTACTGAAGACGATGTAAAAGCAACAATTGATGATGCCATGCAAAGTGGCGAAGAGAAAATGCTTCCAGGTTTAGGTGTACTTTTTGAAGTATACTGGAGACAAGCAGATGAACAAAGCAGACAACAAGTAATTTCATCAATCTCTCAAGGTTTACAAAGGTAA
- a CDS encoding RNA methyltransferase, with protein sequence MERIDSIKNVRIKNAKKLHTRKGREKLGSFLIEGEHLVEEALKWKVIINEIYVEEKFRIPSSWDINNVPVYLVNDNIMKEICETETPQGIVAVCELIGRKPLQPEENGKYLLIDQIQDPGNLGTIIRTADSVGLSGVILGNGTVDIYNSKVLRSTQGSLFHLPVVKAELDDWIEKLKAANIPVYGTALDERAKAYNEVSGQQSFALIVGNEGSGVSKDLLARTNENLYIPSYGHAESLNVSVATGILLYHLRK encoded by the coding sequence ATGGAACGGATTGACTCAATAAAAAACGTTAGAATTAAAAATGCTAAAAAGTTACATACTCGTAAAGGGAGAGAAAAGCTAGGAAGTTTCCTAATTGAAGGAGAACACTTAGTAGAAGAAGCGTTAAAATGGAAAGTTATTATTAATGAGATCTATGTGGAAGAAAAATTTCGCATTCCTTCAAGTTGGGACATAAATAATGTACCTGTTTATCTTGTAAATGATAATATCATGAAAGAAATTTGCGAAACAGAAACTCCTCAAGGGATTGTCGCGGTTTGTGAGTTAATAGGACGAAAACCATTACAACCTGAAGAAAATGGAAAGTATCTTTTGATTGATCAAATTCAAGATCCAGGAAACTTAGGGACTATTATTAGAACAGCAGACAGTGTCGGATTGTCTGGTGTGATTTTAGGTAATGGGACGGTTGATATATACAATAGTAAAGTCCTGCGTTCAACTCAGGGCTCATTGTTTCACTTACCGGTCGTAAAAGCAGAGTTGGATGATTGGATAGAAAAGCTTAAAGCAGCAAACATTCCTGTTTACGGTACGGCATTAGATGAAAGAGCAAAAGCTTATAATGAGGTATCAGGGCAACAAAGCTTTGCTCTTATCGTAGGTAATGAAGGTAGTGGTGTTTCAAAGGATCTGCTAGCACGTACCAATGAAAATCTGTATATTCCTAGTTATGGGCATGCAGAATCACTAAACGTCTCTGTTGCTACTGGCATTCTACTGTACCATTTAAGAAAATAA
- the pheS gene encoding phenylalanine--tRNA ligase subunit alpha — translation MQDRLKELQQEALNQIEAAGSLKELQDVKVAYLGKKGPITEVLRGMGKLSEEERPIIGQLANDVRGAIANKLEDKVAKLEELEVEKKLANESIDVTLPGRPAQVGSSHPLTAVVETIEDIFIGMGFSVAEGPEVETDYYNFEALNLPKDHPARDMQDSFYITEDILLRTHTSPVQARTMEKYNGQGPVKIICPGKVFRRDDDDATHSHQFMQVEGLYIDENVRMSDLKGVLLEFAKKFFGPNQKIRLRPSFFPFTEPSVEVDISCVICNGDGCRICKETGWIEVLGAGMVHPRVLEMGGFDPKKYSGFAFGMGVERLAMLKYGIDDIRHFYLNDKRFIEQFKRA, via the coding sequence ATGCAAGATCGTTTAAAGGAGCTGCAACAAGAAGCATTAAACCAAATTGAAGCAGCAGGATCATTAAAAGAATTGCAAGATGTAAAAGTAGCATACCTTGGAAAAAAAGGCCCTATTACGGAAGTTTTAAGAGGGATGGGAAAGCTTTCTGAAGAAGAGCGTCCTATCATTGGTCAATTAGCTAATGATGTTCGTGGGGCAATTGCGAACAAACTTGAAGACAAGGTGGCCAAGCTTGAGGAGCTTGAGGTAGAAAAGAAGCTTGCAAATGAAAGTATTGATGTTACCCTTCCAGGTAGACCGGCACAAGTAGGTTCGAGTCATCCATTAACCGCAGTTGTAGAAACAATTGAAGATATTTTTATTGGCATGGGTTTTTCAGTAGCTGAAGGTCCTGAAGTTGAAACCGATTATTATAACTTCGAAGCCCTAAACTTGCCGAAGGATCACCCTGCTCGTGATATGCAAGATTCATTTTATATTACGGAGGATATACTCCTTCGAACTCATACATCACCAGTTCAAGCGAGAACTATGGAAAAGTATAATGGCCAGGGTCCAGTAAAAATCATTTGCCCAGGAAAAGTTTTCAGGCGTGATGATGATGACGCGACACATTCACATCAATTTATGCAAGTAGAAGGACTATACATTGATGAAAATGTTCGAATGAGTGATTTAAAAGGTGTACTTTTAGAGTTTGCCAAGAAATTTTTTGGCCCCAACCAAAAAATTCGTTTACGTCCAAGCTTTTTCCCATTTACGGAGCCATCTGTAGAAGTTGATATATCGTGTGTTATCTGTAATGGTGATGGATGCCGCATCTGTAAAGAAACAGGTTGGATTGAAGTACTAGGTGCTGGTATGGTTCATCCACGTGTCCTAGAAATGGGTGGTTTTGATCCAAAGAAATACTCAGGCTTTGCTTTTGGTATGGGTGTTGAACGGTTAGCCATGTTAAAGTATGGAATTGATGATATTCGTCATTTTTACCTAAACGATAAGCGTTTTATCGAACAATTTAAACGAGCGTAA